One genomic region from Euleptes europaea isolate rEulEur1 chromosome 6, rEulEur1.hap1, whole genome shotgun sequence encodes:
- the TMEM216 gene encoding transmembrane protein 216: MAPRNRQLSSTPLEILLFLNGWYYATYFLLEIFIFVYKGLLLPYPSANLALDLVMLFLYLGIEVARIFFGSKGNLCQRKVPLSISLALTFPAAVMAAYYLLLQTYALRLEAILNAILLLFYAVELFLGIITLASFSSLDSY, from the exons ATGGCGCCTCGAa ATCGCCAACTCTCTTCTACACCTCTGGAGATCCTGCTGTTCCTCAATGGCTGGTATTATGCCACATATTTCTTGCTGGAGATCTTCATATTTGTCTATAAGG GACTGCTGTTGCCATATCCCTCTGCAAATCTGGCCTTGGATCTGGTTATGCTTTTCCTCTACCTTGGGATTGAAGTCGCCCGGATATTTTTTG GGTCAAAAGGGAACCTGTGTCAACGGAAAGTGCCGCTCTCCATCAGCTTGGCTCTAACCTTTCCAGCAGCTGTGATGGCAGCCTACtatcttctactgcagacttaTGCTCTGCGCTTGGAGGCCATCCTCAATGCTATCCTGCTTCTCTTCTATGCGGTTGAGTTGTTTCTGGGCATAATTACCCTGGCTTCTTTCTCCAG TTTGGACTCCTACTGA